One genomic segment of Candidatus Bathyarchaeia archaeon includes these proteins:
- a CDS encoding ABC transporter ATP-binding protein: MLTVDNIDVFYGPLQVLYDVSLKVNEGEIVFLGGQNSAGKTTTIKTIGGLLHPKKGSIKYKGKNIEKLEAHEITKMGIVCLLERKRVFPYLTVLENLQAAASTSEARERFKETLEEVFEVFPILKERKKQIAGTLSGGEQQMLAIARALILRPKLCLFDEVSLGLSPKITSQIYKIIEDLRSERGITFLIVDQNLRMAMKICDRLYIMRKGKIVWEGNREQADEEEIRRAYFGQ; this comes from the coding sequence ATGTTGACGGTCGATAACATAGATGTGTTTTATGGGCCACTCCAGGTTTTATATGATGTAAGTTTAAAAGTTAATGAGGGGGAAATAGTTTTTCTTGGAGGACAAAATTCTGCTGGAAAGACAACAACTATAAAGACTATAGGGGGCTTACTTCACCCTAAAAAAGGCAGCATTAAATATAAAGGCAAAAATATTGAAAAATTGGAGGCTCATGAAATTACAAAAATGGGGATTGTTTGTCTTTTGGAGAGAAAAAGAGTTTTTCCATATTTAACAGTTCTAGAGAATTTACAGGCTGCTGCTTCGACTTCTGAGGCTAGAGAAAGGTTTAAAGAGACCCTAGAAGAAGTTTTTGAAGTTTTTCCAATCTTAAAAGAGAGGAAAAAACAGATAGCGGGCACTTTAAGTGGTGGTGAACAGCAAATGTTGGCTATTGCCCGTGCTTTAATATTAAGACCTAAACTTTGTCTATTTGATGAAGTATCCTTAGGGCTAAGTCCAAAGATCACATCCCAGATCTATAAAATTATAGAGGATCTAAGATCAGAGAGAGGAATCACATTTTTAATAGTGGATCAAAATTTGCGTATGGCCATGAAGATATGTGATAGATTATACATAATGAGGAAGGGAAAAATCGTTTGGGAAGGAAATCGTGAACAGGCTGATGAGGAAGAGATTAGAAGAGCTTATTTTGGGCAGTAA
- a CDS encoding branched-chain amino acid ABC transporter permease — MYFNKNKQGTRTLTILITLVICALLFSLPRIVAPYTIVLTFYFFVYLTLSHSWNLAGGYCNLISLGQGAFAGIGAYTTFLLYFSGVPIELGLIIGGGISVCLAFLLSKPLFRLRGVYFTIGTLALGEILKLLIIRLPYFGGSWGLHIHSPPPYYSTIYLYYLSLTIGLISCFTMFKIVTSKMGWALRCIRSDEDASELVGINTYRYKVYAFILHAFFTSIIGGLLALYTLHIEPYTIFSVALSIEALIITLIGGRGTFFGPFIGSAIMVALSHFLAVYYTLHLVILGVIMIVIIVFCPEGLIGRLQKRFNLKIP, encoded by the coding sequence ATGTACTTTAATAAGAATAAACAGGGAACTAGAACGTTAACAATCTTAATAACCCTAGTAATATGCGCACTTTTATTTTCGCTTCCCAGGATCGTTGCCCCATATACAATCGTTTTAACCTTCTATTTCTTTGTGTACTTAACATTGTCCCATAGTTGGAATTTAGCCGGAGGTTATTGCAACTTAATCAGCTTGGGACAGGGAGCGTTTGCTGGCATAGGTGCCTATACCACTTTTTTATTATATTTTAGTGGAGTGCCTATTGAACTTGGGCTAATTATCGGCGGTGGAATCTCTGTATGTTTAGCATTTCTTCTATCCAAACCACTGTTTAGACTTAGAGGTGTATATTTTACAATAGGAACATTGGCTCTCGGGGAAATTTTAAAGCTATTGATAATAAGACTTCCTTATTTTGGTGGAAGCTGGGGCTTGCATATCCACTCTCCTCCACCATACTATTCAACAATATATCTTTATTATCTATCGTTAACCATCGGTCTCATATCATGCTTCACAATGTTTAAGATTGTAACGTCCAAAATGGGATGGGCTCTAAGGTGCATTAGAAGCGATGAAGATGCAAGCGAATTAGTTGGCATTAACACTTACCGATATAAGGTATACGCATTTATTCTACATGCTTTCTTCACGTCCATTATAGGAGGTTTATTAGCGCTATACACTCTTCATATAGAACCATACACTATCTTTAGTGTGGCATTGTCAATAGAGGCTTTGATAATTACTTTGATTGGTGGAAGAGGAACATTTTTTGGACCGTTTATTGGCTCAGCGATAATGGTAGCATTATCGCATTTCCTCGCCGTTTACTATACACTTCACCTAGTTATATTAGGAGTTATAATGATAGTGATCATAGTCTTTTGCCCTGAGGGCTTAATTGGAAGACTACAAAAAAGATTTAACTTAAAAATTCCATAA
- a CDS encoding branched-chain amino acid ABC transporter permease has product MFIDALISGIIFGCIYALIASGFSFSLGFTKMLNLAHGEILIFASYFCYFLFRLFSFDPFLSLLIILPVFFFVGFFLYKILLKYSAKSSPEGVLLLFIAISTILQNIGLLLWLPTQRSITLEHLASPIKIFGTSIPPTYLIGGITGLVVIFILHIFLTKTKIGIAIRTISQDPEIACTCGINVSFMGQIAFGLAFLSCGLSGVMVALMFTFNPVSGINYLLIALTVVVLGGLGSIFGCLVGGIIIGIAGSIGAYFFGSGVHLLISYIVFLIMLLIKPRGLFGRYVL; this is encoded by the coding sequence ATGTTTATAGACGCACTAATTAGCGGGATAATCTTTGGCTGCATTTACGCTCTAATAGCTAGTGGTTTCTCGTTTTCGCTCGGCTTCACAAAGATGTTAAATCTAGCTCACGGAGAGATCCTAATCTTCGCTTCATACTTCTGTTACTTCCTGTTTAGGTTATTTAGTTTTGATCCATTCTTGTCATTGCTTATAATATTGCCAGTTTTCTTTTTTGTCGGCTTCTTTCTATATAAAATATTATTAAAGTATTCGGCTAAAAGTAGCCCAGAAGGAGTACTACTTTTGTTCATCGCGATCTCAACAATTTTACAAAACATCGGGCTTCTATTATGGCTACCAACGCAACGATCAATAACACTTGAACATTTGGCTTCTCCAATTAAAATTTTCGGAACATCTATTCCTCCGACATATTTAATTGGAGGAATCACTGGGCTTGTAGTGATCTTCATACTGCATATATTCTTAACTAAAACTAAAATAGGAATAGCGATACGAACAATTTCTCAGGATCCTGAAATTGCATGTACATGCGGAATAAATGTTAGTTTTATGGGTCAAATAGCATTCGGCCTTGCATTTTTAAGTTGCGGATTATCCGGAGTAATGGTGGCACTAATGTTTACTTTTAATCCCGTAAGCGGAATAAACTATCTCTTAATCGCATTAACTGTTGTCGTGTTAGGTGGACTGGGCAGCATTTTCGGCTGCCTCGTTGGAGGAATAATAATAGGAATCGCTGGTTCTATTGGTGCATATTTCTTCGGTTCAGGGGTTCATTTGCTCATAAGCTATATAGTTTTCTTAATTATGCTTCTGATTAAACCAAGGGGGCTCTTTGGACGGTATGTACTTTAA
- a CDS encoding ABC transporter ATP-binding protein produces the protein MQAALLECRNLTKKFGGLVALDDFNCIVKENEIVGLVGPNGSGKTTFLNLVVGVYPPSNGVILFRGEKITGLPPNKIIKLGIAKTNQIPKPFFNLTVLENVIMGGIFGSNMRKEDAEKNANELLEFVGLSHVKNEFPEKLTGVQLKLLELARALNARPKLLLLDEIAAGVSELEIKQIQSLIRRINEEWNVSIIWVEHIIEAVSETCDKLICLNEGRKIAEGEPHKVLRCDEVVKAYLGDWIC, from the coding sequence GTGCAGGCAGCATTACTAGAGTGTAGAAATTTAACTAAAAAATTTGGTGGTTTAGTCGCTCTTGATGATTTTAATTGTATAGTTAAAGAAAATGAGATTGTAGGATTAGTCGGTCCTAATGGGTCAGGGAAAACAACATTTTTAAATTTAGTGGTTGGTGTTTACCCACCCTCTAATGGTGTTATACTTTTTAGAGGAGAAAAAATAACTGGTTTACCGCCAAATAAAATAATAAAACTAGGAATCGCAAAAACGAACCAGATTCCCAAACCTTTCTTTAACTTAACAGTTTTAGAGAATGTTATTATGGGAGGCATTTTTGGGAGTAATATGCGAAAAGAGGACGCTGAGAAAAACGCTAATGAATTATTAGAGTTTGTAGGCTTATCACATGTTAAGAATGAGTTCCCGGAAAAATTAACAGGGGTTCAGCTAAAGCTGCTTGAATTAGCAAGAGCATTAAATGCAAGGCCGAAGTTACTGCTATTAGACGAAATTGCTGCTGGCGTAAGCGAGTTAGAAATTAAGCAAATTCAATCTCTAATAAGACGAATAAATGAGGAATGGAATGTATCTATAATTTGGGTTGAGCATATAATAGAAGCTGTTAGTGAAACCTGTGATAAACTTATTTGTTTAAATGAGGGAAGAAAAATAGCTGAAGGGGAGCCACATAAAGTATTAAGATGTGATGAAGTAGTAAAGGCGTATTTGGGTGATTGGATATGTTGA